Proteins encoded in a region of the Clostridium butyricum genome:
- a CDS encoding DUF6148 family protein, whose product MVFNIETCREHLDAWLKAELAVCNGQSYSIAGRTLTRANLSSIKAQIDYWKSELAKANNIEKRRGRNRVFRIVPRDL is encoded by the coding sequence ATGGTATTTAATATAGAGACTTGTAGAGAGCATTTAGATGCATGGCTTAAAGCAGAATTAGCAGTTTGTAATGGTCAAAGTTATTCAATAGCTGGAAGAACACTGACAAGAGCTAATTTATCAAGTATAAAAGCACAAATTGATTATTGGAAAAGTGAATTAGCAAAAGCAAATAACATAGAAAAAAGAAGAGGAAGAAATAGAGTATTTAGAATAGTTCCTAGAGATTTATAG